A single genomic interval of Novosphingobium ginsenosidimutans harbors:
- a CDS encoding AAA family ATPase: MAADIILIVGSTGAGKTTYARRLADELGGVRFSIDEWMMTLFWADSPQPIEFQWTIERVRRCEEQIMATARQLVARGVPALLDLGFTTKEHRDRFRAFAAEAGLNAAVHFIDVPADERWFRVNRRNQQRGETYAMQVDRQMFDFMDAMWEPPLEAEWSAGGGLRIDGSGSI, translated from the coding sequence ATGGCAGCCGACATCATCCTGATTGTTGGCTCCACCGGGGCCGGAAAGACCACTTACGCACGCCGCCTGGCCGACGAGCTGGGCGGCGTTCGCTTTTCGATCGACGAGTGGATGATGACGCTGTTCTGGGCCGACAGCCCGCAACCCATCGAATTCCAGTGGACGATCGAACGGGTTCGGCGCTGTGAAGAGCAGATCATGGCCACGGCGCGCCAGTTGGTGGCACGGGGTGTACCGGCCTTGCTCGACCTTGGCTTCACTACCAAGGAACACCGCGATCGCTTCCGCGCCTTTGCCGCCGAAGCAGGCCTCAATGCAGCAGTCCACTTCATCGACGTACCCGCAGACGAGCGCTGGTTCCGCGTCAACCGCCGCAACCAGCAACGCGGTGAGACCTATGCCATGCAGGTCGACCGCCAGATGTTCGATTTCATGGACGCGATGTGGGAACCGCCGCTGGAGGCCGAATGGTCAGCGGGTGGGGGCC